TGGAAGACTTCCCGTTTCCCTTAACTTGAGCTAGTTCTCTTCTATAAAAAATGACCATCAGGATCATCCTGATGGTCATTCCTTGAGTTGCTATATTGGCAACTGGTAATATTAATTTCCAGTCGTAGTAACCGTTACAGGTGACCATTCCGCAATCACAGTCTGTCCGTGAACGGATACACTGCCTTGTGGAGACAGGTCCTTCTCTGTCATAATGCCCAGTGCGATGGTGAATTGATTCAATTTCATCGGTATATTCTGCTCACGTCTAATCTCTACACCATTCAAATAAAATACAGCTTCATCGTTAGCTCGATTATACGTAATCTTATAGGTGTTAAATTCACGTGGTTTGAAATTCGTATCTTCTTTAAAAATACAGAAGTACCTTGTCTTATCTGATGGAGGAACTTCAACACCCGGAAATGGAAGAATGCCAAAGACGCTTGCGTATTTGTCATTACCCGCAAAGAAATCTAGCGCGGCTCCGGTTGTGAAATCAAGCAGATTCAGCGAGACATAACCATCATATAAATCCCCTGGCGTCGTATTCTGCGAACGAGCACGGATCTGAAGCTCAAAACTAACTTCCCCTTCCTCAGGGACCTCTACAGAATCAACGGAGTAATACATGTGTTTAGCATTATCTAGAATTTGAATTTGGTTATGTTGCCGGCTTAAAGGCGCACGAACATATAAGATACCGTTACGTACAATAACCACGGCATCTGGTTCACGATATTCCCAGAACGTTCCGTCTGGCAACGGAAATCCACCTATTTTCCAAACATGCCCTTCCGATAATATCGTATGAAAATCTCCAAATATCCGTTGTTGTTCCATCTCTAATCCCTCTTCTTTCATTATATATTTAGATGAATCCTTGAATAATCATGATCACGATAAGTACCATTCCGAAACGAAGCGTTGTCTTCACGGAATTGCCCATCAAAGGTAAATAAGCTTGCGAGGGGTTCTGCTCCTTCAGCCTACCGTATACCCGATACAGCGGAATGAACGTGAGGAACGCAATAATAGCGTAGTAAGGAAGCGCCCCACCGAACATGCAAACCACAAGCGAGATTGCGGCGAGTAATAATAGAAGTCGTGAGAAGCGAAGCGCTTTGGATTCACCCCACACAACGATTAGCGTATTTTTACCAGCCTGACGATCTAATCTCCAATGTAAAAAATGATGATTGAACAAAATAAGTGTCGTCAGCAGTCCAATGGGTAAAGATAGTAGTAACGCCCGAATATCCATATGTGACGTCTGTACATAATAAGCTCCCATAACAGGTAATAAACCAAAAGAAAGAAAAATAGCAACCTCACTGAATCCTTTGCCTCGATATCCAAGTCTCAGTGGAGGGGCAACATAGAAATAAGCGATCATTCCTCCAAGTAAACCTAGAATTAATGCCCACCAACCACTATATAGGCTAAGAATAATACCTGATAGTAAGGCAATTCCGAATAGGCTCCACGTCACAACTGTAAAAGTACGTAGACTCCATGTCCCATTCGTCAGAAATCCAGAGTGGCTGGTGATCGCATCCACCTCTTCCTCCACTGCCGTGTCGGCCCCATTCTTATAGTCCCATAAATCATTTATCATATTAGAAAAAAGATGGGCTACCGCCGATCCAATTAACGTTAAAATAAATAATCCAATGTGAAACACGTCATTCCATACGAATGCCCCTAGCGCTCCTAGTGCAACTGGAATGAGCATGACAAGAATAATTGAAGCTCGTGATGCCTTCATAAATTGTCTAAACTTGTCCACTACATAACCCTCCTGTTCTCTAAATCTCTTCATTTAAAGAATATCATATCTTGTAGGATAGTGTCACATATGTGGAGCTAGTTTAATGTTCCGCTTATTTAACATGTCTTTTACAATTGTCTGAGTTAGAGCTAACGGTTGATCGATATAATGAATGAAGTGTTACAACTAAAGGAGGCTACGCATTGAAAATTGATTTTCACTTTCATCTAGAAGAAGGAGCTTATTCTCTGTCATGGCTTAACCGTACAGGGTTAGCGCTAGAACAGACCTCTCGAAATCATTCGAGTCATACGGATTGTGAATCCCGTGCTTGGATTGAACATATCACAAGAAGTCTCTCCCGTAGAATGAAAGAAGGCTGTTACTCAGAGGATTGGATTACAAGATATCTAGAACAAGGTCGTAAGAAGGGGATCACCAAATTCGGTGTTGTCGATCATTTATATCGCTTCCAGGAGTTTAAAAGCTACTATGAAGAATTCATGCGATTAGATGACAGTCCATTAGGAAAAGTGCAACGGCAATGGTTAGATAGGGTATGTACTTACTCAATAGAAGATTACTTATCCGGAACGCGGAATGCAGCGAGGTTCTATGAGGAACTATCTATTGGTATTGAGGCAGACTACTTCCCTGGTAGTCAAGAGAAACTTAAAACCCTTCTTGCCCCTTATCAGCTTGATTATGTCATCGGCTCTGTTCATTTTTACGAGGGCTGGAAATTCGATAATCCTGATACGCAGAGTCAATTTGAAACTTATGATCTTGATTCACTCTATAAGCAACATTATCAAACCGTGATTGAAGCCATACACAGTGGACTTTTTCAATTCATGGCGCATTTGGATCATATAAAGGTGCTCGGTCATCGTCCTACAGTAGATGAACTAACCGTTCACTATAACGATGTCGCTGCTGCCCTTGCTATTGCCGATGTCGCTACAGAAGTAAATACAGGGTTAGCCTATCGCTATCCAGCAAAGGAAATAAGCCCGAGTGCTTCATTTTTATCTATTCTAAAGGATTATGAAGTGCCCATCACACTCTCATCCGATGCGCATTTTCCAGATGAATTAGGCACGATGCTAGATGATGCCATCCAACTCGCTAAAGAGACTGGCTATGAAGAAATCGTTTATTTCAAAAATAAACAACGACTCGTTATCCCCTTATATTCTTCTGCAAACATCCCCGTGTTAGCCTAGCACCTAGCATAATAAAAGCTTACTATCCTTAGATAATTCCATCATCCTTTTCCTAAAAGCACACAGATCCCCTATGTACGATAGTAGGGGATCTTTCATTGGATCATGTATTCATATAATATCCTTAACCTCACAAAAAAGCCGCCTTAAAGGCGACTTGTGGGAGAGTTATTCAAGTTCTTTTGCAGGATCTTGTTTGGATGAATTCTTAACTTTAATATAGGTAATATTGCACAGATTAAACGTGTAATCTTCGTAAGTAACCCAGCCCTTTTGCTTTTCCGTCAGTAACTTAATCAACTTGTCAGGATCATTTGTTCTAATGATTACGCTGTGTTCATTACCGAAGAATATGCTAACCTTTCTCTCATCAGCCACTGTATACCACCTCCATTACTCTCTCATTTCGACGTGATACAGCTAATTCCTTTATTGGATACTGTCTGGAGAACCATCAAGTTTTTTATCATTTTACAGATTTGATGGATCACAAAGTCCGCGCCAATGCCGTCAATCGCTGCATGCCTTCACGTAGTAATACCTCATTAGCAAAGGAGTAACTGAGGCGTATCCATGACTTCAGCTCCCCCAGTGGATCACATATCTCACCAGGAACAAAGGAGATCGAATGCTCTATACTTTTTCTGAAAAGCGCTTCCGCTGAGAGCTGATCCGGCAGTTTGACCCACAGATTCAGCCCCCCTTTTGGAGCCGTCCATTCCCAACCTGCCATCAACAATTCTTCCTCCATAATCTCTTTATGAACCTGTAGTGCAATTCGCAGCTTGCCGAGATGCTGCTGAAGTCGTGGTGAGGTGTAATAATGTAGAAAAATTTTCTGATTGAGCAACGGAGTACCATTATCCGCTAGCGATTTGGCCGTAATCAACCGCTCCATGAACGGAAAGCGGCAGGCCACTGCACAGATCCGTAAGCCTGGAGCAACATACTTGCTGAAGCTGCTGATATATATCACCCAGCCCTCTGTATCATAGGCGAAAAAAGGCAGCGGTGGCTTCTTACCAAAATATATATCCCTGAATGGATCATCCTCCACCAGCAGACAGCGGTAGCGCTCCGCCAGCTCCACCAACAATTTGCGCTGCCACGCTGGTACCGTATATCCGGTTGGATTATGGTGAGTCGGATTCATATAGAACATACGAGGCTTATGCTTCGCCATCAGAGCTTCCACTTCATCTAGATCATATCCGCTTGGAGTGATATTCACAGGAATAAGCCTCGCACCTTCAAGGCGAAAAATATCCATAGCAACACCGAAAGTCGGCCGCTCCACAAGCACCGTGTCCATGGGTCCTAGCATAATTTTGGCTATCAGATTAATAGCCTGCTGTGCTCCTGAAGTGATCAGCAATTCCTCTGCTGATAGCTGTAGCCGATGATGCTCCCTGAAATGTCGGCTCAGCGACTCCCGGAGCTCATCATCACCCTGTACAGTGGAATAGGTACCCATTACCTTCGGATACAGATCGAACACTTTCTTAACATAGTCCGATAAATACAGGTTCGGCAGTAGATTGGGATCAATCAATGCCTGTGAGAACTGGTACTTAACTGGGTTACGCTGTATATCGGAAAGCGAGTTGGAGAGCAAATACGAAGAAACTACGGCGCCTTCTTCAACATCTTCGTAACATACGCTTTCCGCCGACACGTAATAGCCGGATTTATCCTTTACATAAACTTTGCCATCTTCAGTCAACCGTCTATATGCCTTAAACACCGTCAGCCGATGCACTTTAATTTCTTCAGCAAGCAGCCGAATGGACGGCAGTTTATCATG
The nucleotide sequence above comes from Paenibacillus sp. IHBB 10380. Encoded proteins:
- a CDS encoding DUF6081 family protein — protein: MEQQRIFGDFHTILSEGHVWKIGGFPLPDGTFWEYREPDAVVIVRNGILYVRAPLSRQHNQIQILDNAKHMYYSVDSVEVPEEGEVSFELQIRARSQNTTPGDLYDGYVSLNLLDFTTGAALDFFAGNDKYASVFGILPFPGVEVPPSDKTRYFCIFKEDTNFKPREFNTYKITYNRANDEAVFYLNGVEIRREQNIPMKLNQFTIALGIMTEKDLSPQGSVSVHGQTVIAEWSPVTVTTTGN
- a CDS encoding prenyltransferase gives rise to the protein MDKFRQFMKASRASIILVMLIPVALGALGAFVWNDVFHIGLFILTLIGSAVAHLFSNMINDLWDYKNGADTAVEEEVDAITSHSGFLTNGTWSLRTFTVVTWSLFGIALLSGIILSLYSGWWALILGLLGGMIAYFYVAPPLRLGYRGKGFSEVAIFLSFGLLPVMGAYYVQTSHMDIRALLLSLPIGLLTTLILFNHHFLHWRLDRQAGKNTLIVVWGESKALRFSRLLLLLAAISLVVCMFGGALPYYAIIAFLTFIPLYRVYGRLKEQNPSQAYLPLMGNSVKTTLRFGMVLIVIMIIQGFI
- a CDS encoding PHP domain-containing protein; the protein is MKIDFHFHLEEGAYSLSWLNRTGLALEQTSRNHSSHTDCESRAWIEHITRSLSRRMKEGCYSEDWITRYLEQGRKKGITKFGVVDHLYRFQEFKSYYEEFMRLDDSPLGKVQRQWLDRVCTYSIEDYLSGTRNAARFYEELSIGIEADYFPGSQEKLKTLLAPYQLDYVIGSVHFYEGWKFDNPDTQSQFETYDLDSLYKQHYQTVIEAIHSGLFQFMAHLDHIKVLGHRPTVDELTVHYNDVAAALAIADVATEVNTGLAYRYPAKEISPSASFLSILKDYEVPITLSSDAHFPDELGTMLDDAIQLAKETGYEEIVYFKNKQRLVIPLYSSANIPVLA
- a CDS encoding aminotransferase-like domain-containing protein, which gives rise to MKKVAGAEQSHPLFRQVYELVLNRMERGEWKAHDKLPSIRLLAEEIKVHRLTVFKAYRRLTEDGKVYVKDKSGYYVSAESVCYEDVEEGAVVSSYLLSNSLSDIQRNPVKYQFSQALIDPNLLPNLYLSDYVKKVFDLYPKVMGTYSTVQGDDELRESLSRHFREHHRLQLSAEELLITSGAQQAINLIAKIMLGPMDTVLVERPTFGVAMDIFRLEGARLIPVNITPSGYDLDEVEALMAKHKPRMFYMNPTHHNPTGYTVPAWQRKLLVELAERYRCLLVEDDPFRDIYFGKKPPLPFFAYDTEGWVIYISSFSKYVAPGLRICAVACRFPFMERLITAKSLADNGTPLLNQKIFLHYYTSPRLQQHLGKLRIALQVHKEIMEEELLMAGWEWTAPKGGLNLWVKLPDQLSAEALFRKSIEHSISFVPGEICDPLGELKSWIRLSYSFANEVLLREGMQRLTALARTL